Proteins from a genomic interval of Zingiber officinale cultivar Zhangliang chromosome 1B, Zo_v1.1, whole genome shotgun sequence:
- the LOC122055372 gene encoding uncharacterized protein LOC122055372, which yields MSEGGGVGCREGRPFVRRRRWKEAVGGRQPRREGEAAGDGGGRRVQEARAFGVGACTCLSREGSRGGPGKMSPEDPPLSTRTRGSVLLSTLPPPSFWVAAILRSCLPDRAEESLILFCEMVTDGARQTLLLLPPV from the exons ATGTCGGAGGGAGGGGGCGTTGGATGTCGAGAGGGTAGGCCTTTTGTGCGGAGGCGGCGTTGGAAGGAGGCTGTTGGAGGTCGACAACCTCGGAGGGAGGGGGAGGCCGCAGGCGACGGTGGAGGGAGGAGAGTTCAAGAGGCTAGGGCTTTTGGCGTTGGCGCGTGTACATGTTTGTCACGTGAGGGGTCCAGGGGTGGACCAGGAAAAATGAGTCCAGAAGATCCGCCCCTCTCGACGCGAACCAGAGGATCTGTCCTCCTCTCGACGTTGCCGCCGCCATCCTTCTGGGTTGCCGCCATCCTTCGGAGCTGCCTGCCGG ATCGTGCGGAAGAATCCTTGATATTGTTCTGCGAGATGGTGACGGATGGAGCTCGCCAAACGCTGTTGCTCTTGCCTCCTGTCTGA